From the genome of Thermoflexus hugenholtzii, one region includes:
- a CDS encoding sulfurtransferase produces MATYADPQALVDTEWVAQHLQDPKVRIVEVDYDPASAYHLGHIPGAVLFDWRKDLNDPVRRDILSKEAFEALNSRAGISNDTTVVLYGDFRNWFAAFAFWIYKYYGHADVRLLNGGRKKWIEEKRPLTEEVPSYPPTTYRAQDPDARLRAHLPYVLNVLGKRGVALVDVRSPAEFTGEITAPPEYPNEAAQRGGHIPGAVNIPWSKALNDDDTFKDAESLRRIYEEAGVTPDKEVITYCRIGERSSVTWFVLRHLLGYPNVRNYDGSWSEWGNTVGLPIER; encoded by the coding sequence ATGGCGACGTATGCGGATCCGCAGGCTTTGGTGGACACCGAGTGGGTGGCCCAGCACCTTCAGGATCCGAAGGTGCGGATCGTGGAGGTGGATTATGACCCGGCCAGCGCCTATCATCTGGGCCACATCCCGGGCGCGGTGCTCTTCGACTGGCGGAAGGATCTGAACGATCCAGTGCGGCGGGACATCCTGAGCAAGGAGGCCTTCGAGGCCCTCAACAGCCGCGCCGGGATCTCCAACGACACCACCGTGGTGCTTTACGGGGATTTCCGGAACTGGTTCGCGGCCTTCGCCTTCTGGATCTACAAGTATTACGGCCATGCGGATGTGCGGTTGCTGAACGGCGGCCGCAAGAAGTGGATCGAGGAGAAACGCCCGCTCACCGAGGAAGTCCCTTCGTATCCCCCAACCACCTATCGGGCTCAGGACCCGGACGCTCGGCTGCGGGCGCATCTGCCCTACGTCCTGAACGTGCTGGGCAAGCGCGGGGTGGCCCTGGTGGATGTGCGTTCCCCGGCGGAGTTCACCGGGGAGATCACCGCTCCGCCGGAGTATCCCAACGAGGCGGCCCAGCGGGGCGGCCACATCCCCGGCGCGGTGAACATCCCATGGTCGAAGGCCCTCAACGACGATGACACCTTCAAGGATGCCGAGTCCCTGCGCCGGATCTATGAGGAGGCAGGGGTCACCCCGGACAAGGAGGTCATCACTTACTGCCGCATCGGAGAGCGCTCCTCGGTGACCTGGTTCGTGTTGCGCCATCTGCTGGGCTATCCCAACGTCCGCAACTATGACGGCTCGTGGTCCGAGTGGGGCAACACGGTGGGGCTTCCCATCGAGCGCTGA
- the gcvPA gene encoding aminomethyl-transferring glycine dehydrogenase subunit GcvPA yields the protein MRFIPHTEEERQEMLRVIGVERIEDLFADVPEAYRFPPLNLPPPLTELEARWELEALAEANTHAGQYACFLGAGAYRHFIPAVVDELLRRGEFYTAYTPYQPEVSQGTLQAMFEFQSMICALTGMEVANASHYDGSSALAEAVLMALRLTRGERPRILLFPTIHPEYRAVVRTYVQHLDVRLEGDEGWTREQLREPLAVLEALEARLDGETAALVIPYPDFLGRVLPPARLRETADRVHRAGALLIAVINPIALALFEPPGSWGADIVVGEGQPLGIPLSFGGPYLGLMATRMAFVRQLPGRLVGETVDLEGRRGYVLTLSTREQHIRREKATSNITTNVGLMALAATIYLSALGRHGLRQVAALCYHKAHYLAGRIAALPGYEVWTEQPFFHEFVVRTPRPVEEINRILYEDYQIIGGYDLGRAYPELEGHMLLCATEMNTREELDALVTALGEIGGEGQSRG from the coding sequence ATGCGGTTCATCCCGCACACTGAGGAAGAGCGTCAGGAGATGCTCCGGGTCATCGGCGTGGAGCGCATCGAGGACCTCTTCGCGGATGTCCCGGAAGCCTATCGGTTCCCTCCGCTGAACCTCCCTCCTCCCCTGACCGAGCTGGAGGCCCGCTGGGAGCTGGAGGCCCTGGCGGAGGCCAACACCCACGCCGGCCAATATGCCTGCTTCCTGGGGGCCGGTGCCTACCGCCATTTCATCCCCGCCGTGGTCGATGAGCTGCTCCGCCGGGGCGAGTTCTACACCGCCTACACCCCCTATCAGCCGGAGGTCAGCCAGGGGACCCTCCAGGCGATGTTCGAGTTCCAGTCGATGATCTGCGCCCTCACCGGCATGGAGGTCGCCAACGCCAGCCATTACGACGGCTCCTCGGCGCTGGCGGAGGCGGTGCTGATGGCCCTGCGGCTAACCCGGGGCGAGCGGCCCCGTATCCTTCTCTTCCCCACCATCCATCCGGAATACCGGGCCGTGGTCCGCACCTACGTGCAGCACCTGGACGTCCGCCTGGAGGGGGATGAAGGCTGGACCCGGGAGCAGCTGCGGGAGCCGCTGGCCGTGCTGGAGGCGCTGGAGGCCCGTCTGGATGGGGAGACGGCGGCCCTGGTGATCCCTTACCCCGACTTCCTGGGCCGGGTGCTCCCGCCGGCCCGCCTGCGGGAGACCGCGGACCGCGTGCACCGGGCGGGGGCGCTGCTGATCGCGGTGATCAACCCCATCGCCCTGGCCCTCTTCGAACCCCCGGGGTCCTGGGGGGCGGACATCGTGGTGGGCGAGGGGCAGCCCCTGGGGATCCCCCTGAGCTTCGGCGGGCCTTACCTGGGCCTGATGGCCACCCGGATGGCCTTCGTGCGCCAGCTGCCGGGGCGCCTGGTGGGGGAGACGGTGGACCTGGAGGGCCGTCGGGGCTATGTGCTCACCCTCTCCACCCGCGAGCAGCACATCCGCCGGGAGAAGGCCACCAGCAACATCACCACCAACGTGGGCCTGATGGCTCTGGCGGCCACGATCTATCTCTCGGCCCTGGGCCGGCACGGCCTGCGCCAGGTGGCCGCCCTCTGCTACCACAAGGCCCATTACCTGGCCGGGCGCATCGCCGCCCTCCCCGGCTACGAGGTGTGGACGGAGCAGCCCTTCTTCCATGAGTTTGTGGTCCGAACCCCCCGGCCGGTGGAGGAGATCAACCGGATCCTCTATGAGGACTATCAGATCATCGGCGGCTACGACCTGGGCCGGGCCTACCCGGAGCTGGAGGGCCATATGCTGCTGTGCGCCACGGAGATGAACACCCGGGAGGAGCTGGACGCCCTGGTGACGGCCCTGGGCGAGATCGGCGGAGAAGGACAAAGCCGCGGTTGA
- the gcvPB gene encoding aminomethyl-transferring glycine dehydrogenase subunit GcvPB, which produces MTEPLIFEYSVPGRRGVELPEPDVPEAPLPEGFQRADLPLPEVSEVDVVRHFLRLSQMNYGVDKGFYPLGSCTMKYNPKINEEMARLPGFAHLHPYQDPETVQGALALMYHLQEFLKEIGGFAAVSLQPAAGSQGELAGILMIRAYHRDRGEGKKRIKMLIPDSAHGTNPASSAMAGLRVVNIPSDRRGNIDLDALRKECDETVAGLMITNPNTLGLFDENLLEAIDLVHRCGGLIYGDGANMNALMGICKPGAMGFDVMHYNLHKTFSTPHGGGGPGAGPIGASERLAPYLPGPIVAIDRERTVRPDEPFYTFVWPERSIGRVRAFHGHFGVFVRAYTYIRMHGPRLREVSEAAVLNANYLLARLRGIYPVPYDRLCKHEFVIMGKIPGTPIRALDISKRLMDYGFHPPTNYFPLIVPEALMIEPTETESKATLDAFAEAMRRIAEEAREDPERLQRAPHTTPVRRLDEARAARNLVLRYAPAPAPQPASEPR; this is translated from the coding sequence ATGACGGAGCCCTTGATCTTTGAATATTCGGTCCCCGGCCGGCGCGGGGTGGAGCTGCCGGAGCCCGATGTGCCCGAGGCCCCTCTGCCGGAGGGGTTCCAGCGGGCGGATCTCCCGCTGCCCGAGGTCAGCGAGGTGGATGTCGTCCGCCACTTCCTCCGGCTCTCCCAGATGAACTACGGGGTCGATAAGGGCTTTTACCCCCTGGGCTCCTGCACCATGAAATACAACCCCAAGATCAACGAGGAGATGGCCCGCCTGCCGGGCTTCGCCCACCTGCACCCCTATCAGGATCCGGAGACGGTGCAGGGCGCGCTGGCGCTGATGTATCACCTGCAGGAGTTCCTGAAAGAGATCGGGGGGTTCGCTGCGGTCTCCCTCCAGCCGGCGGCAGGCTCCCAGGGGGAGCTGGCCGGCATCCTGATGATCCGGGCTTACCATCGGGACCGCGGGGAGGGGAAGAAGCGGATCAAGATGCTGATCCCCGACTCGGCCCACGGCACGAACCCCGCCTCCTCGGCGATGGCGGGCCTGCGGGTGGTCAACATCCCCTCCGACCGGCGTGGGAACATCGACCTGGACGCCCTGCGGAAGGAGTGCGATGAGACGGTGGCGGGGTTGATGATCACCAACCCCAACACCCTGGGCCTCTTCGACGAGAACCTCCTGGAGGCCATCGACCTGGTCCATCGCTGCGGGGGGCTGATCTACGGGGACGGGGCCAACATGAACGCCCTGATGGGGATCTGCAAGCCCGGCGCGATGGGCTTCGACGTCATGCACTACAACCTCCACAAAACCTTCAGCACCCCCCACGGCGGCGGCGGCCCCGGGGCCGGCCCCATCGGGGCCAGCGAGCGGCTGGCCCCCTATCTGCCCGGGCCCATCGTGGCCATCGATCGGGAACGAACGGTGCGGCCGGACGAACCCTTCTACACGTTCGTCTGGCCGGAGCGGAGCATCGGCCGGGTGCGGGCCTTCCACGGCCACTTCGGGGTCTTCGTCCGCGCCTACACCTACATTCGGATGCACGGCCCGCGCCTGCGGGAGGTCTCCGAGGCGGCGGTCCTCAACGCCAACTACCTCCTCGCGCGGCTGCGGGGGATCTACCCGGTGCCCTACGACCGGCTCTGCAAGCACGAGTTTGTGATCATGGGGAAGATCCCCGGCACCCCCATCCGGGCCCTCGACATCTCCAAGCGGCTGATGGATTACGGTTTCCACCCGCCGACGAACTACTTCCCGCTGATCGTCCCCGAAGCCCTGATGATCGAGCCGACGGAGACCGAGAGCAAGGCCACCCTGGACGCCTTCGCCGAGGCGATGCGGCGCATCGCCGAGGAAGCCCGGGAGGACCCCGAACGGCTGCAGCGGGCTCCGCACACCACCCCCGTCCGCCGGCTGGACGAGGCCCGGGCGGCCCGGAACCTGGTGCTGCGGTATGCGCCCGCCCCGGCCCCACAGCCCGCCTCCGAGCCGCGATAG
- a CDS encoding polyprenol monophosphomannose synthase codes for MRSLVIIPTYNERENIEALIRAILSLPLDLEVVVVDDHSPDGTGEIVDRMAAADPRIHVIHRPAKLGLGTAYVAGFRFGRARGYDRLLTMDADFSHHPAHLPDLLARSREADLVIGSRYVPGGEVIDSPWYRRLLSRGANGFARLVLGLTPRDVTTGFRCYRPQVLEAIAPETIRAEGYAFLIEITYRAQRAGFRIAEVPIRFQDRRYGRSKISRREIWRALGTVLRLARDRIAG; via the coding sequence GTGCGCAGCCTGGTGATCATCCCCACCTATAACGAACGGGAGAACATTGAGGCCCTCATCCGGGCCATCCTGAGCCTCCCCCTGGACCTGGAGGTGGTGGTCGTGGACGATCATTCCCCCGATGGGACGGGGGAGATTGTGGACCGGATGGCCGCGGCGGATCCACGGATCCACGTGATTCATCGGCCGGCCAAGCTGGGCTTAGGGACCGCTTACGTGGCCGGGTTCCGCTTCGGCCGGGCTCGGGGCTACGACCGTCTCCTCACCATGGACGCGGACTTCTCCCACCATCCGGCCCACCTGCCCGATCTCCTCGCCAGAAGCCGGGAGGCGGACCTGGTGATCGGATCCCGTTATGTCCCCGGCGGGGAGGTGATCGACAGCCCGTGGTATCGCCGGCTGCTGAGCCGAGGGGCCAACGGGTTCGCCCGCCTCGTGCTGGGGCTGACCCCCCGCGACGTCACTACCGGCTTCCGCTGCTATCGCCCCCAGGTCCTGGAGGCCATCGCCCCGGAGACCATCCGCGCCGAGGGCTACGCTTTCCTCATTGAGATCACCTACCGGGCGCAGCGGGCCGGCTTCCGCATCGCCGAGGTGCCCATCCGCTTCCAGGACCGCCGCTACGGGCGGTCCAAGATCTCCCGGCGGGAGATCTGGCGGGCCCTGGGCACCGTCCTCCGGCTCGCCCGCGACCGGATCGCCGGATAA
- a CDS encoding M2 family metallopeptidase, producing MSHALQAFIEAHTRQVEPLVVAQSEAYWRFTTTGRKEDEEEYARLTAALRKVYADREAFARLRRLMEEAGLLKDGVFTPNPQVPPLLARQARILYDDFRGLQIDPALIDAITELEKEVEGAFNTFRATLRGRPVTDNQIRQILRTSEDLALRREAWEASKQIGAQVAERLLRLVELRNEGARQVGFDNFYTMSLALAEQDEGELFRLLDQLDRLTRPLFAAYKAELDAELARRFGVEVADLRPWHYSDPFFQEPPEAGDGISRLFEGRDPVALSRAFYSAIGLEIEDILARSDLYEREGKQQHAYCIHIDRKGDVRILANLQPDAYWAETMLHELGHAVYDKYIDRDLPFLLRTPAHILSTEAIAVLMGRLIHHPAWLRRYLGLEEGTLREVLPQALRRHRAKLLIFTRWVLVMAHFERALYQNPRQDLNRLWWDLVEEFQMVRRPEGRDAPDWAAKIHFSIAPVYYHNYLLGELAASQLLMTLRARIGEDEAWIASPETGAFLIRRYFRPGRSVDWNTLMVFATGYPLSPEPFARDLEPAA from the coding sequence GTGAGCCATGCGCTGCAAGCGTTCATCGAGGCCCACACCCGGCAGGTGGAGCCGCTGGTCGTCGCCCAGTCGGAAGCCTACTGGCGGTTCACCACCACCGGCCGCAAGGAGGATGAGGAAGAATACGCCCGGCTGACCGCGGCGCTGCGCAAGGTTTACGCCGACCGGGAGGCCTTCGCCCGGCTGCGCCGGCTGATGGAGGAGGCCGGGCTCCTCAAAGACGGCGTCTTCACCCCGAACCCCCAGGTCCCCCCTCTGCTCGCCCGCCAGGCCCGCATCCTCTATGACGACTTCCGCGGCCTGCAGATCGACCCCGCCCTGATCGATGCCATCACCGAGCTGGAGAAAGAGGTCGAGGGCGCCTTCAACACTTTCCGGGCCACCCTGCGGGGGCGGCCGGTCACCGACAACCAGATCCGCCAGATCCTGCGGACCTCCGAGGACCTGGCCCTGCGGCGGGAGGCCTGGGAGGCCAGCAAGCAGATCGGGGCGCAGGTGGCCGAACGGCTGCTCCGCCTGGTGGAGCTGCGCAACGAAGGGGCCCGCCAGGTGGGCTTTGACAACTTCTACACCATGAGCCTGGCCCTGGCCGAGCAGGATGAGGGGGAGCTGTTCCGGCTGCTCGATCAGCTGGATCGGCTGACCCGCCCCCTGTTCGCCGCCTATAAGGCGGAGCTGGACGCGGAGCTGGCCCGGCGGTTCGGCGTGGAGGTCGCCGACCTGCGCCCCTGGCATTACAGCGATCCCTTCTTCCAGGAGCCGCCGGAAGCCGGGGATGGGATCAGCCGCCTGTTCGAGGGCCGCGATCCGGTGGCCCTCTCGCGGGCTTTTTATTCGGCCATCGGGCTGGAGATCGAGGACATCCTGGCCCGCAGCGATCTCTACGAGCGGGAGGGAAAGCAGCAGCACGCCTACTGCATCCACATCGACCGCAAAGGGGACGTGCGGATCCTGGCCAACCTCCAGCCCGACGCCTACTGGGCCGAGACGATGCTCCACGAGCTCGGCCATGCGGTCTACGACAAATACATCGACCGGGACCTCCCCTTCCTGCTGCGCACGCCGGCCCATATCCTCTCCACCGAGGCCATCGCCGTGCTGATGGGCCGCCTGATCCATCACCCGGCCTGGCTGCGGCGCTACCTGGGCCTGGAAGAGGGAACCCTTCGGGAGGTGCTGCCTCAGGCCCTCCGGCGCCACCGGGCCAAGCTGCTGATCTTCACCCGCTGGGTGCTGGTGATGGCTCACTTCGAACGCGCCCTGTATCAGAACCCCCGGCAGGACCTCAACCGCCTGTGGTGGGACCTGGTGGAGGAGTTCCAGATGGTCCGGCGCCCGGAGGGGCGGGATGCGCCCGACTGGGCGGCGAAGATCCACTTCAGCATCGCGCCGGTTTACTACCACAACTATCTGCTGGGGGAGCTGGCGGCCTCCCAGCTGCTGATGACGCTGCGGGCGCGGATCGGGGAAGATGAGGCATGGATCGCCTCGCCGGAGACGGGGGCCTTTTTGATCCGGCGCTACTTCCGGCCCGGACGCTCCGTCGACTGGAACACCCTGATGGTGTTCGCCACCGGTTACCCGCTCTCCCCGGAGCCTTTCGCCCGGGATCTGGAGCCGGCGGCGTGA
- a CDS encoding class I SAM-dependent methyltransferase translates to MDPKERAEDFFSRYAPAYTESVSHRSGEDLQRLIAMLQPQGHGRLLDVATGPGHTAFALAPYVEAVVGLDLTPAMAREFRRQADPFPRSFFVIGDAEALPFRDGVFEWVTCRRAAHHFPKLPRALAEMARVLAPNGRLGLVDMIAPSDPAAARFLNELERIRDPSHMQALSREEWQARIKAAGLQVRALEVVEELLPWERWWAPVPPDGPAAARARAFAASGGPEAAEILLRRSDGWIIRKQRMILIASHAPAHPS, encoded by the coding sequence ATGGATCCCAAAGAGCGGGCGGAGGACTTCTTCTCCCGTTATGCCCCGGCCTACACCGAGAGCGTCTCCCATCGCTCCGGGGAGGATCTGCAGCGGCTGATCGCCATGCTTCAACCTCAGGGCCACGGGCGTTTGCTGGACGTGGCGACAGGCCCCGGGCACACCGCCTTCGCCCTGGCCCCATACGTGGAGGCCGTGGTGGGCCTGGATCTCACCCCGGCGATGGCCCGGGAGTTCCGGCGCCAGGCCGATCCCTTCCCCCGGTCCTTCTTCGTGATCGGTGACGCGGAGGCCCTGCCGTTCCGCGATGGGGTCTTCGAGTGGGTTACCTGTCGGCGGGCGGCCCATCACTTCCCGAAGCTCCCCCGCGCCCTCGCGGAGATGGCCCGCGTGCTCGCCCCGAACGGACGGCTGGGCCTGGTGGATATGATCGCCCCCTCCGACCCGGCCGCCGCCCGCTTCCTGAACGAGCTGGAACGGATCCGGGATCCCTCCCACATGCAAGCCCTCAGTCGGGAGGAATGGCAAGCCCGGATAAAGGCCGCCGGCCTGCAGGTGCGCGCTCTGGAGGTCGTGGAGGAGCTTCTCCCCTGGGAGCGCTGGTGGGCGCCGGTGCCCCCGGACGGCCCGGCCGCCGCCCGAGCCCGCGCCTTCGCCGCCTCCGGCGGCCCCGAAGCCGCAGAGATCCTCCTCCGCCGCTCAGATGGATGGATCATCCGCAAACAGCGGATGATCCTGATCGCATCCCACGCCCCTGCCCATCCCTCTTGA
- a CDS encoding class I SAM-dependent methyltransferase, producing MEFVACNLCGSSRARLRFPSTLDRRRSRAPDFRCTSDGYGIHPPIVQCLECGLVYTNPRYETAEITETYRAMEDPLYVLEREGRVLTFERHLRPIERLLGPGRGRRLLDVGCHVGVFLEIAQAHGWEAWGVEPSRWAVEVARSRGLRVVEGTLREAAFPEAWFDVVTMWDVIEHLSDPMGELREIHRILKPGGWVVIHTMDIESPFARLLGPRWPWLMEMHLYYFSRRTLQHMLERAGFRFHHAAAEGRYLRLGYLATRVRALFPTLGALLSRLVRAARLERLPVYINLGDLFTAYACKPE from the coding sequence ATGGAGTTCGTGGCCTGCAACCTCTGCGGCTCCTCCCGCGCCCGCCTGCGGTTCCCCAGCACCCTGGACCGCCGGCGAAGCCGGGCTCCGGACTTCCGGTGCACCAGCGACGGCTACGGCATCCATCCGCCCATCGTGCAGTGCCTGGAGTGCGGACTGGTCTACACCAACCCCCGCTATGAGACGGCGGAGATCACGGAAACCTATCGGGCGATGGAGGACCCGCTGTATGTCCTGGAGCGGGAGGGCCGGGTGCTGACCTTCGAGCGGCACCTCCGGCCCATCGAGCGGCTCCTCGGACCCGGCCGGGGCCGACGGCTGCTGGATGTGGGTTGCCACGTCGGCGTGTTCCTGGAGATCGCCCAGGCCCACGGCTGGGAGGCCTGGGGGGTAGAGCCTTCCCGATGGGCCGTGGAGGTCGCCCGCTCCCGGGGGCTGCGGGTGGTGGAAGGCACCCTCCGGGAGGCCGCTTTCCCGGAGGCCTGGTTCGATGTGGTCACCATGTGGGACGTCATCGAGCACCTCAGCGATCCGATGGGGGAGCTGCGGGAGATCCATCGCATCCTGAAGCCGGGGGGCTGGGTGGTGATCCATACGATGGACATCGAGAGCCCCTTCGCCCGGTTGCTGGGCCCGCGGTGGCCCTGGCTGATGGAGATGCACCTTTACTACTTCTCCCGGCGCACCCTGCAGCACATGCTGGAGCGAGCCGGGTTCCGCTTCCACCACGCCGCCGCCGAGGGCCGCTACCTGCGCCTGGGCTACCTCGCCACCCGGGTCCGCGCCCTCTTCCCAACCCTGGGCGCGCTGCTGAGCCGGCTGGTCCGGGCCGCGCGGCTGGAACGCCTGCCGGTTTACATCAACCTGGGCGATCTCTTCACCGCGTATGCCTGCAAGCCGGAATGA
- the gcvH gene encoding glycine cleavage system protein GcvH yields the protein MNIPPDLRYTESDEWVRLEGDEAVCGVTDYAQSQLSDVVYVELPEVGRTFRKGEVFGTIESVKAAADLYMPMSGTITAVNTELVQNPEWVNQDPYGRAWLIRFRPSDPAEYETLMDAEAYRAHCEARAH from the coding sequence ATGAACATCCCGCCGGATCTCCGCTACACCGAGTCCGACGAGTGGGTCCGCCTGGAAGGCGACGAAGCCGTCTGCGGTGTCACGGATTACGCCCAGAGCCAGCTCTCCGACGTGGTTTACGTGGAGCTCCCCGAGGTCGGCCGCACCTTCCGCAAGGGCGAGGTCTTCGGGACCATCGAGTCGGTCAAGGCCGCGGCCGACCTTTACATGCCGATGAGCGGGACCATCACCGCGGTGAACACGGAGCTCGTCCAGAACCCGGAGTGGGTCAACCAGGATCCCTACGGGCGGGCCTGGCTGATCCGGTTCCGCCCCAGCGATCCGGCGGAATACGAGACCCTGATGGACGCGGAGGCCTACCGGGCTCACTGCGAAGCTCGCGCGCACTGA